The sequence GCGACTTGTGTTCCATTCCACCCCAGTTAGTTTCATAGAGACAGAGATGTGCATATACTCTCTCGTGTGTTGCATATCTTCGATCGTGAACTGCCATGTCAATGCCAACCCAGAATGGATGATTATGATGTTTTTAATGCATACGAGTACAAACAGACCCATAATAAAAATATAAAAATAGGAAAGGACACCGTGACTGTGACCACATGACTTTTGACTTAAAAATGTGTATATGTTTCGACTGACTTACACGCCAAAGCACGATTCATGATCTGACCCACATGAAACTACGAACACGTTTTCTCTTCATGGTGCAATTGCACCTTACTCGGTGGCCATCTCGAGCTTCATCTTGGCAATTGCCAAAGCTGGGTTAAGACCCTTAGGACATGTTCGAGAACACTGTGAAAGAGCGAAGGAGTCAGCATGATTTATTAGAATACTGATACCAAAGCGCATTCTGACACTCCAACACTGTTCATTATGTCCAAACATGTCGATGAAACCCAACTCACGTTGAAAATGGTGTGACATCGGTATAAAGACATTGTGTTGTTCATTCGTTCTTTTCGTTCAGCACCGTAAGAGTCCTAATTAATCATAAATTTGAGATTAATCAGCTTCAAATCATCATAGGTTGAGATTACTGTAAAGCTATTACTTACTCGAGAATCGGCCATCCATCGATAAGCTTGCATCAAAACTGCAGGACCGAGATATTGATCTTGGTTCCACCAGTACTGGATATTCGAAGAAGTaaagtcagcttttgatcCAATGTACCGCTTCCAACTAGTGTAGACAGAATAGGTCTAATACACTCACGGATGGACAAGAAGTTGAACAACAAGCACATAAGATACATTCGTACATTCCATCAAGCTTCTTTCTGTCTTCTGGACTTTGCAAGAATTCTCCTTGAGCAGGTGGGTTATCGTTCTTGAGGAAGGGTTCAATGGATTTGTATTGTTtgctgaaagaagaggaagagatgcaTTAGCATGAAAATTCATGGATTCAAAGCTCAACAAGAAAGATCGAAATACTCACTAGAAAAGGGTAAGATCGGGTACAAGATCTTTGACGATGTACACTATGAAACGCACGAATCATGAGCCATCATCGCCATACACTATGTAGATGCTCGCATGCAATATTACTTACTATGAGGTAATGGGTATACTTTTGAAGCTTTGTTAAGATCTTTATCAATTCTACATAAACAAGCTAAAGTGTTTACACCATCGATGTTCATTGCACATGAACCACAGATACCTTCACGACATGATCTTCTGAATGTGAGTGTAGGATCAAGTTcgtttttgattttgatctgGGTTGTAAAAATGAGTATCAGTGTTTCCTTCAAACACAGCAGTTGGGTAAACTCACCAAAGCATCCAACATCATTGGACCACATTGTGACAAATCGACTTTGTATGATTGTAATGTTGGTTTCTCTGAAGGTGTATCTGGGTTCTGCGATTGTACAAAAGAATAGTAAAGTTAGTTTCGCGACTTCTACTCTCTATATCCCTTTACGACATCTCCGCTCGATCTATTGGCTTTTTTTTTCTGGTAGAAATTGCCATCGccacttttctcttttcttttggctGAAATTGAGAAGGAGACTTACCCATCGGTAGATTTTGAATTCCTTGGTTTGGTCAGGTTTGGTTTCTGATGGAGTGGCCAATGATGCACTTGCACTAGCATGGAACGATCTCGCTACGACTGAAGGAGTGAAGACTGATCGAGATGATGAGGGAATAGCTCTTAGAGCTGATGAGGTTGTTGGTCTGAACATTTTCGATCGTTTATGAGATGGGATTGAGTGGTGAGTAGTGAGTTGCGTATGTCAAACAAGTCTAAGTGGATGTAATGGTAGTGAAGATTGTATCCAAGTTGAGAGTGCAGAGTCAAAATCGAAGAGTTCAAAATGATCTGAGATGGATGGCGTCGTTTAaacaaggaggatgaagtaAGGAAATATAGCAAGTAAAGTGAGATCTTCGATGGTGAGATTGGCTCAACACGATTGGAGAGTTTCCATTTACCAGTGGGATGAAATATCCCAGTTCCTGAAAATAACTTATTACTGCTGGTGTGTACATGTATATATTCATCGGAAAGAATCGCAACTATTCCATTCAATTGACAAATCAGAATCCACCGAATTCACAATACCATGCCACGTGATACTGCCACACCGTGGTTGCAGTTGAATTGTCGGTTTTTCCTCCATAACCGAATATACAGTGCAAGTGGGGTCTCCAAATCTTAAACTCTGCAATTGCATGGAGGTATACGATAGAAGGTATGAATAGTAATGAATGCATGCAACATTCCAGCCTGATCTAGCATCATGCTTTGATGAGCAAACgtaaatcttctttccgttCAGAATTCGACACACGTCCTACATGCATTCTAGAGATCCTCTGCAGGTACGCCGTGCATCGCTTTTCTCTTGTACACAGCTTGATCTCTCAACCATCTTCTGTATGTTGAGAGGGAGGTGATCTGTATGATTGGCGGGTGAGGGCGATCGAATGTAGGGTCAATTTGCAGGGGAATGATTTCGTTTCATTGAAGGAACCATATATAGCCAAAGGAGAATACAATGAACGAGAATGAGTAATTACATGTTAGCTCAAAAGTTCTTCATAACTCAAATTGATAGATGATCGAGAACGCGTgtagactcaccttttcaccATAGAAATCAGGAATGATATTTTGAGCAGATTGGAATCTTGGATCAGCCCTATTACGTTTTATCCTATTGAAGAATTCACGATCCATTATTTCCAATGGTGAGTTGTTACCCCgtgatatcgatgaatgaGTAAGGGAGAATAAGGATGAACCGAGTGTTGGTCCTGCAAGGTATCCGAGAGCTGCAAACCAGTGAAGGAACAAGGTGCGAGGAGGATATATTACATCAGCTTTTGTCGTGTGACCGGGAAAAAAAGGACTTTGACTTACCCATACATCCCAGTCTGATCGATCATTCATATCAAATATCTAGTTAGTGATTTATAAAATAAAAACTCGATTTTGTCAAGGACCCACTCACGTTGCACCTCCATAAACATACCTGAAGATAGCACAAACGGATCAGCGTTGAATCATGACTACGAAGGTGACACAATCCATATCAATGCTATGctccatccttcttgacTGTAAACTTTTAAACTTTTCTCCTCACGACTGCCTTTTGTATAAAGTTATCTGCCTTGTTGCTCCACTTTGATGTATCGATCGTCCCCTCTCCGCATTGACCACTTTCAAAATCTCGAGAAGAAGACTTACATAGCTTCGATACCCATTATCAACTGACTAGGATCCGTTTCCAAACTAGCGAAATAGCCACCACCGATGAATAATCCCGCGAACGTTGTAGGGATTGTAGTTATACTTGACCATAACCTCCTTTGTTTTCGCAAGTTGAGATAATTGGGCCATGTAAGTGGTAATtgagttgaagaagttgatgcCCTTGATGAAGTTGCTGAAGGTGGTTCTAGTTGAGCTGCCAgtggagaagctgatgacgatgatgttgatgatagtggtgaagatgaggatgaagaggaggaagaagaagaggcgtgtcggatttgaagaagggaaatagGTTGAGACCGGATTATAGGTCGGAATAAGATGGTTGATCTAGACATGTTGAGGACTGCTTATTCTATCGATTGTACGATTGCaatgaatgagattgatgcTTGGATATGTGTCGGATTCGTGTCTAGTATGATTGGCATATATCTAAATCAGTTCAGAAACACATAACTACCACGCTACTCGATACTAATAATGTTATCGAGAGAATACAACAgcaatcttcaccttcaaccttcGATGACGCTCAGATGCGAAAGGAAGATTATATGTGAAACGCAAAAACGCCGAGAGTGGCAGTAACCAACGATAAGAGATTCTTGCCACTATGGTTTAACAACAATGACAACGATACAACTGCTCGTTGTGACCGAAATGACTTCTGGACTCATGATGCATGTTGGAGGTTGACTGAACGATCATACATAATGGCATTGAATCCCTCTATACAAGGGCGAATTCCACTCCCTGTAGCATACAGACAGTAGAATACATTGACATCGCGCTTCCAAAACCCTTAATAAGACAAAACAGCTTGCACTTTCTATAGAAAGTGATACAAGTACCTGATAGGATAAGGACTTGCTTGTACTGATCAATAGATTTCATCAGTAATACCTTTTTTTGGTTCCATTTTGTTCTACGGTATCACAAGTTGGAATCCTTCGATCCTGCTAACCATTGCGTATGGCTCGTAAGTTGTTTCCTCTTTGACAATATTGGTGAAACAAACACTCTAATTAGGACGAGGCTAAGCTTTTACAAGCTGTCACATTTCAAGGGAGTATATACCTGCCCCAAACTCATAAATAAGCTTGGTAGGGGTAAATTATTTCTCTCAGTTGCTCCGATATCATGTATCAAGGCTGCCGAAAACCACGTTTTCATCAAGACTCGATCCCGCAACAAGGATGAAATTCGGGATAACACTGATCGGATATTACACGACCTTAAAGGTATACTCGTATGCTGTGTCGATAAGTACTAGAAATAAAGTTGTTCCTTGACGTATGTATGAATGCATTCGTCGTGCCGGTGGGCTAGATGCAAGCTGGAGGTCAGTGTTAGCGAACATGGGGAGCGTCGTTGCTTTGACGACAACAAACTTTGTCGGTTATCTGCGTTTTCCCAACAACTCAATCAATTTGACAATCAGGCTGACAACCAAGCGTCAGTGATTCTCAGATACCCCATTTCGTCTAAACTCTTCAAGTCAATCTCGAGTGCCGGGGCAGGTGATAATTTAACGGTTGGTACAAGTTTTATTTTCACTGTCGAATTCTCTTTCAGGAGGTAGGCTTTCTGCACTTTTCTTTCGAAAGACATCCAAATAATCGTGGGCAACGTATTTTGCCACTGTGGTGCCCCGCAACGGCAATGTTAGCCGAATCAAAGTAACACTTCAGTTGAATTCGCTGACGAAGGCGATCGATTTGAATGCACCGTAACAACTAATTTGATAAGACTTGAGAGCAAAGCTGAACCTGTAAAGAGGCATCGAGATACATAAACTGAACTGATAGAAAATAATGTCTATCACGACGACTGATGGTTCAGGCATCACGGGAAATGGCCAACACTCAAATGGGCACGCTTCAGTCAAGGGAGATCCCTCAATACCTCCTTCAGAAGGAAGATGCCTTTTACTTGATATGCCTGGAGAGATATTAAGTCAAATATCATCGTGAGTAGACTTCTGGCAGCACTCGCCCATCTTCCCACTGCCCATAAGTTAGTACTATCGTTGTACATAATTTTGAATGATACTATATTGCTCTGAGCTGAATATTATATATTTTGTGGTAGctatcttcctcttcctaCATTAATTCAATTCCTATCTTTGCATCCCTTACTACTCTCATTGACACAATCGCATTTATCACCTATACCATCGTCCACACGATCACTATTATCTACACCACCTTATCCAAATGCCTTATCAGTTATACCTCATCTAACGCATTTCCTTCCTCCTGATCCAGACGACGCGAAACGTCTTTTCCTACAAATACTCGTGAGAGCAAGACCGAAATGGATATTAGAACGGTTCGAAGTACTGAGATGGGAGGATGAATTttggaaagaagctttcgaGAGAAGATTCTTACCtagctggaagaggtataaggaagatgaagataattGGAGATCTGTTTTCTATAGGTGAGTACCAGTATAGTAGTCCTGCGTTATTCGGGTTGTAGGACTGCTAGAGCAAAGGAGGTGGTGACTCAATGCAACAAAACTGGACGATGTAAAATCAAGACAGATTACATCGTGTGGGTCGACGGCTGACTCTTAGATTCCCTATCATAGAATGCTTGGAAGGATAGAACATCGTCAATCCGGGTGCACTCATGAAGAAGCATGGACGGTAAGTGAATCATCTCTGCATTCATGCGGAACTTTTTGGTACGAGACCTTACTCTGTCCACCTGAAATAATTAGCGCTTTGTCACACTTCATCGAAATGGATCGGCTAGTTTGAATAGAATGTATTCACGTACTTTTGATCCATACGAGATATACGATGAATTAAAGTAAGCacacatcttcttcaccatatCGGAGAAACCAGGCTGATCAAActggtgaatttgattgaatgaCATTTAGAAACCAAAACAATTTCTCTTCACATCCTACTACAGTTCGAGTTTTACTTCATTTACAAGATGTACGAATTATAGCTCTGGGagttttgattgatcaaccTTCATTATTCGTTAATCCAAACGCTCATCTCACTTTACATCCACCTCTGCTTAGACATCTATCTTCACCTCCAGATGATAATGCAGTacatcaatcaagatggttcAGATCTTCTGATGAATCGAACAACTCAAAAttgaaaagtggaggagcAAGAGCTCAAGTATCATCAATTACAAATACCACTACCGTAACGAATGAAGCGTATTTCCCACTTGTTCGATCattatctccttcatcaccacaaAATACTTCCTACGGcctttcatcaccatcagaTATAGCTCCAACTACTGGTCCCATCCCAATTCCTTTAATCATAAATTCAACTTCCGTCCCACCCATCTCACcttcaggatcagcttcgttTGGCCGGATCTTGGGAAATTACATacctggaagaagaagaacgcaGAGTAATTCGGCTGGAGGAACGAATCACAATGAACAAGCATCCATCGGAGGTGGAACAATGTCTAATTCACTTGGGAATTTAGGTGGCGTATTGACTCTTGTGAGGAGTAGAGATAGCGATGATGGCTCGaatacaagaagaaggacgtTCTCTTTCGGAAGGAATAGATCTGGATCATTATCCACTAACACGACCAATGTCAATAATGGTAATCATGGAGAACCAAGTTTATCGAATTTAGCTGGACCATCCACATTACCTGCTTTAAGTGaactttcaccttcaaaagaagatgatcacaTCTCTGTATACCAATCTCGACAGATGAATGATAGACCTTATGATATGATACAGAAACCTCAACCTGCACTATCACATAATCGATATCCGAACTACACTTCACCAATAGAGGGAGGATACTCGACCACGACGAACGATCTAAGGAATAACCATccggaagtggaagatgaatatgaagGTAATCTTTGGGCTGGGGACGTTACTTGGTCTGGTGATGGTAAGAGGATGGctgaatgggatgaagaattaggtaaaaggagaagatgggttgGTCCGATGATGTGAGTATACACCATACCTCTCGTATCCATTGTGGAAGGGGGCGTGTGGTAGACTTGTTTTTTGCGCTGCTTTGAAATTTACCGCTAATTTCGCTCTCTGCCTGGAATCACAGTATACTAGCCCAAATCCATCCCTCGCATCGGGCTCAACCTCATCCACCAGGTGTTAACCCAAATTTACCCTTGGAAGGCTCAAATCCCGCTCTAGGTCAAAATGGGATGTTCGCGTCTTTGGGATTCGAAGATGTGGAAGCTCTATTCCCTTGGATAGAGTTTAAAGGTAGTGGTGGAAATAGTGGAGAGGCCAAAAGGAGTGGATTAGGATTCtgatcttcattcttttcgCCGATACACTTTCCAATGAGTGTGGGAGTAAAGAGGAATGGAACATGGCGTTTCGTATACACGAGTTTTGTATAACTATATTTACTCTGATATGAATTAAGATGATCTTTCTCGTCTGATCAATTGTTAATATGGACAATGCATTCTAACGCAATGCTACAAAAGTACACAACTTGACAAAACGTGTATATCCGATACAGACTACCGATTAATCCTGTCGATTTGATCTCAAATCCAATCACAATAAACCAATAGtgatatcacctttgattCTCGCACTTAGATGTACTTCAACATCTAAATCAAGTTGAATCCTAATTTTCAAAGCTCCTTTTTcgttgtcttcttcttccccaccTTCCCTATCTTTACTTCCTCCCAACAAACCACCTTTTTTACCGCCTAGTAAACCGCCTTTATCTTTCAATGGTTTTAACGCATTATCACCTACGTTACTTAACGATTTTGTAAGTTGTTTAGAAGTATCTGTCAAACCATTTGATATACCTCCTACTGTATCTCCTAGCCCTTGGGTAGTTTGACCTAATTGAGATCCTATTCCACCTGCTGTATCCCCTAGTCCTTTAGCTGTATCACCAACTTGAGAACCTAGTTGACCAGCTGTACCTCCCAATTCGCCAGCAACGCTACCAACCTGGTCTCCCAGTTGTCCAGCAACCCCTCCTACTTGATCTCCTACTTGTCCACCTACATCACCTACTGGACCTAATTGATCGGTGAGACCACCTGCATTCCCAAGTTGCTTCGAAACACCACCCAAATTTCCAACCCCACCTaaacctcctcctccactgtcgtcttcatcctttccttgATTACCTTGTCTATCATACTCTGTCGTGGGAGCGGTTTGTGGTCTACCTTGACCTTTCTGTTGTAATTCTCTTGAACCGGGTTTACGGTTAACGACTCGTTTCAATTCCTCTTCACGTTCATCTAAAGGAAAATCAGAGGGTTTGGAATGGGAGAATTGGttcaatttctcttctctgtcCGGGTAATCGGCGTGTCTTTCAGATCCTTCACGAGTCTGAGATTGTGCATCATCGCCATGGTTATTGTCCATGTCATTGGGTGACTGATTGTCATCTGGAGACTCCTTCTCGTTGACGATAGGATTTTTGGAATCAGAAGATGCTTCAGTAGCATTAGGCGAAGTAGCAGGTTTGGATTCGACTTTGTCTTCGCTCTCAGATTTCGGCGAGGTTCTACGTTCATTGTCTCGAACACCATCATTTGCCttgtcttcatcttcgtcgtcgtcctgcttgtcatcatcattattatATTGTTCGGTCTTTTCGTCATTTCCTGCTTTGTCTCCcttctcctcatcttgaatttcatcttcttctacgacATTACCATCATTTTCGTTCTCCTTTTGGCCAGCGGTTGCGCTTCTGTCATTTTCATCGACGTGCTCGTTTATATCTGGATCATGCTGAGAATGCTCGGATCCTGGTTGTTTGGGTGAACCAGGCTGAGAGTCGTTATATTCGTTACTAAGATGAAACGAAAACTTATACGTTAGTAAACAGGTATGATCACACAGGTGAGAACAGAATATGTATCGAAGATTGTGTAGAAGTGGAATTCGACTTACTTGTTCTGATCTGATGACATGTTGAGCACACACTGACAAGTCACTAAATTCAAAGTGTAAGGGATCTAGCTGTTCCGTGACGATTTGACGCCTGCAATGGGATATCTCAATATGATTGTATCTTGCAAAAGCTTTTTTTCTTCATGTGAATCACAACTACCTTATATCAGTTGGGAGCGgcgaagaaaagaaacatTTCTCCTGTCAGTGTCTAGCCAAAACGTCACAAAGGAGGTGCAAGCGTCATTCCTGAATGATGTGATGTCatatacacacacacacacacacacacacacacacacacacgcTCGGATCGTCCATCAAAGGGGGTCATCACGGGTACTCACCAGATAGAAATCTCTGTCAGAGGACATGTTATCGCCAACGGTTTCAGTAATCATGAAATGATATCATTCCCTACATTGATCTGGATACAACAAGATGTCACCAAAGCCGCTGCTCCGTGGCACCGCCTACATgtgatctttcccttccttctcaCGAACTTTAAAAGCACCTTTACGTCTTACTTGATTGACTTGTTCCAATACCCATTCTCTACATTCCCTATCTTCTGACGATGTCGTCCACCTTTTTCTCGCTATGTGacatttcattttcattccatGTCAGCTtaacttttttttttcgtaGCTTACGTGTAAAGCACACTTGAAATCAGAGGAAATTCGAGATTACTCACCTACGATACCCCATCCTTTAGTGGAAGGTACTctcaatccttctttttcccaatGCCAACCACATTTCAACCCATACCACCCCAACCAAACTAGATAAGACTGATATCTACTTATACCAGGTTCCAGACCATTTTCGAAACCACCTTCAGGCGTATGAGGATGTTCTGGCGCAACGAATTGTAAACTATCGAAAGATGCATCTAGCGTATGCAGACAGCATGGTAAGGATAGATATGGGACTGGATCTGTCGGAATGAGCGATAGAAGCGGTAACCATGGCTATATGCCAGGTACGATTTCATCAGCTATGTTGTATCGCAGATTACCAAAGGGCAGCTTACAGTCAGTTCATCGGCATGATTGCCTATCAAGAAAGTGTGTTTTTCAATGACGCTTTTCTCTTTGCCTGCCCATTGACCTGATTCCCACTCTTGAATGGTATTAGGGAACCACGAAGGGGGATCTATAGGTAACTCAATTAGAGCATCTTGTGTTTTTCGGGGATACAAAGGCCATGTACGTCTAGTTCTCAGTTCATACCCTTTCCCATGGTATCCCTGCACGTGTTTATGTCAGCGATCAGCCCTAAATATCCTAGTCCACTGAAGGAGTACTACTGAAGAGGACCCTTACCTCCGCTATAAGTATATGTACCAGAAGACCGTTTCCCTATTACCACAATGCCATCATCAGCTGTTGCGCCATTGAGATTGACACATGAATGATCGCAAGCTAGAATATACGACGTCTACTCACGCAGCCTAAATCTATGAAACCGCCTTCTGGTCTACCCCAAGTATCccattccctttcttcttcttgatctgtcgtatttgatggaggtgataGTGGAGGATACATATCTTTCCAAAGTAACATCAAGAAAGCGGCTATGGCAATATCCTGTTCACCCCATTCGGATAAATCAACATTTGTTGGTATCAAAGGATCATCTGGGTTGGATATGCCCTGATCATGGCGTTGGTATTGGCTTTCTCTCGCAACCCGATTAGAAGCGGTGTACAAGGGGATACAGTCTCAGAAAAGAGAATACAGCGAGGTGGAAGGAAGTGACAGAATTCGATGTATGGAAACCAAAACATACCTTCCATACATGtcttttgacatcttccaatttacTTATTAACCCACCTTGTTTAGGTGCTCTTGAATCTAGATGTCTATGTCTATCTTTGAGTGTGAGGTATAAATCTTGGAAGTTGTCTCTTGGCACGATTACCTAAGAAAGAGTTGGTCGGTAGATTTAGCTCGAGTACTCAGTAAAAATGGGACGAAGTGAAAGACGAAGTGAAAGAGGCGTTcaagatgagagaggtgaTTCCAAAgttttttccatttcataAGAGTTGTAACTTACATCATGTActcttctcttttgataTCCAACAAATTGTCCATAACCATGTTTATGTAAAGTTTCTAATAAAGCCAAACACGTTCTATATAAtctctcttcaccttcattcttTATGAATACTTTACTTTTCTTATTATTGTTCCTATTCATCGTGGTGAGAGATTTTGGATGTGGATTCGTTGATTCGGTCTGAAGTTCAGATGAAGGGGAAATGATCGTAGCTGGGGGCTTGATATCTTTACTTTCAGTAGAAGTATCATCAATTGAAGGTCCAGCTAAAGGAGAACGACGTCGTGGTTTTATCGGTCTTGGTGATAACGTGCTTgtatctggatcaggtgatTCTGACGTTGCATTTGAACCAGAACCGGAGTTTGGTATTGGATTTAGAatcggtggtggtgatgacaaatttgaagaagatggtcCGTTATCGATGGATAACGCATCAATGCCAATTCCCACTCCTACTCCAGAGCCATTGACATGATCACT comes from Kwoniella shivajii chromosome 9, complete sequence and encodes:
- a CDS encoding succinate dehydrogenase [ubiquinone] iron-sulfur subunit, mitochondrial gives rise to the protein MFRPTTSSALRAIPSSSRSVFTPSVVARSFHASASASLATPSETKPDQTKEFKIYRWNPDTPSEKPTLQSYKVDLSQCGPMMLDALIKIKNELDPTLTFRRSCREGICGSCAMNIDGVNTLACLCRIDKDLNKASKVYPLPHMYIVKDLVPDLTLFYKQYKSIEPFLKNDNPPAQGEFLQSPEDRKKLDGMYECILCACCSTSCPSYWWNQDQYLGPAVLMQAYRWMADSRDSYGAERKERMNNTMSLYRCHTIFNCSRTCPKGLNPALAIAKMKLEMATE
- a CDS encoding presequence translocated-associated motor subunit PAM17, mitochondrial; the encoded protein is MSRSTILFRPIIRSQPISLLQIRHASSSSSSSSSSSPLSSTSSSSASPLAAQLEPPSATSSRASTSSTQLPLTWPNYLNLRKQRRLWSSITTIPTTFAGLFIGGGYFASLETDPSQLIMGIEAMYVYGGATLGCMALGYLAGPTLGSSLFSLTHSSISRGNNSPLEIMDREFFNRIKRNRADPRFQSAQNIIPDFYGEKITSLSTYRRWLRDQAVYKRKAMHGVPAEDL